The Pirellulales bacterium genome includes the window GAATCCGTTCGGTTCGATACCAAATGTCGGAACCGTCTAAATGGGCAAGAGGCTTGTCCTTCTCGCCTGTGGGTAGACCGCCGCTGAGGCCGACACGATGTGTTTTATCATTGCCGCGCCAAACAAACGTCACCCAAGAATCATGCGGGTCGTCGGGAATAGGCTCAATCAGCGGCGCTTTCTCCTGCAGATTTTTCCAAAACTGCTCGACCACGACGTGATCGCCGTTCTTTAACTCCTTTGCCAAGGCCGCCAGGTGAGGACTCTTCAACGACTCGCTGGGTTCCCTGAAATCTTCCTCAGGCAGGATCGCCTTCGAAATTTTCTTGGCGGTTAGCTTGTCGGCGCCTTGCCCAAGGACCAGGCCGATAACTTGCCCTTTCTCATCCTGCTGGATGGTGAAGTGCGCCTCAACGATCTTCCAAAAAAATTTCGTTTCGCTTTCGGGAAAGACTTCCAACCGCGGCTGGCCTGTAATCTGAGCGAAAAGGTGCTGTCGTTCGCGGTCGAGCACAAGAATCGCATTCGGGCCTAACTCATATTGCCCGACATAAGTGTCCAGCAGCTTTGGATCGATGGATATCACATGCTGCCGTTGGGGATCTGAAGCTACCTGATTTGATGATTCTTTGGCAGTTTTTACGGGTTCTTCTGCACGGATCACCTCAATCGGCAGTTGAATCGGAAACAATAACAACATCACGATCCAACGGATCGACTCACGAAACAAGCGGATCTTGATCATGTCAATCCTCCCAATATCGTTCCCAAAACCTGCACAAATTGTCGCCACTCCGCTCGACCCGCGCTCAATTGCCGCTTGCCCTTAGTAGTCAGCCGATAGATTCTGCGCCGCGCGCCGCGACGTCCGTGTTGCTCTTTTTCCCAAACTGCCTGCACGTCGCCAGCGGATTCAAGCCGGTATAAAGCCGGATAGAGCGAGCCCTCTTTGAGCTGCAGCAATCCACAGCCAGCGGCCTCTAATCGGTGCAGGATTTCCAGTCCGTGGGCGTCACCACGTTCGAGCGCCGACAGGATCATCGCTTCCAAATGACCGCGCAATTTGTCGCCATGGATCGTAGTCACGCCGTAATACTAGACAGTCTATAATTAAGAGTCAAGAGGCCAGCCGCACCGTTCGGCCGAGACCGCTTTCCGTTGTCCAAAAGCGTTTGAAATTTAGTTGTTGATCCAGGTTAGATACGACTTGGCGATTAAAGTCGCTATTGCCCGAACGGTGCTAATTCATCGAATCAGACGACGATTTAGGCTTAATTATGGATGCGCAGGCGATACAAACAATTGATGGTTGCCACGCAACCCAAATGCGGCGGGTGAAGAACTCAAATTCAGTGTCTGATCAGTTCAGATTCGGTGCCGAAACAGTTGACGCAAAGTTGACGC containing:
- a CDS encoding helix-turn-helix transcriptional regulator, which codes for MTTIHGDKLRGHLEAMILSALERGDAHGLEILHRLEAAGCGLLQLKEGSLYPALYRLESAGDVQAVWEKEQHGRRGARRRIYRLTTKGKRQLSAGRAEWRQFVQVLGTILGGLT